Genomic window (Rhododendron vialii isolate Sample 1 chromosome 4a, ASM3025357v1):
CAAATAACCCAGCTATGGGACCTCATCTGAACTACGTTGggcacaattttcaataaattttttctatctatctctatCCACTTATTACTTTCAAAACCAAATCCGAAcaagagaagggagagagaaacCTTGCTATCTTTCGTTCTAGTCCGAGTTGAATATCTTTACGATGAAATTGCGGAagattaaaaagtcaaaaaagaagaagaggagtatAATGAGAGAGCACCAGACCCAAATAACATTAGTTTTCTGGGCATGGTCGTTATAGACATAAAGAGCTTTTTTTGGGGAAAGAAAAGCCTTAtttctctttaattttttcatgcACTTTTGGCTCTTTTATAACCACTTTTTCTCTCAAAGGGAGAGAAGTCAAAACATAAGCAAGAAGCTGTAATTCAACTTATTATCATGCTTTTCCCGGCTTTTCAGTGCACGCAAAATTTGCTTTTAAAACAAACCAATTGGCCATTCCCATAATTTTTACGTTTGGTAGGGACAAAGCTCGTGGGAAATCACAATACGAGAACCTAAGTCAATAATTCACATAAGGGTGCATGAGGGCGGTCGTGAACGTAAAACGGTCTTTGAAACACGTCCTAAATTACTAAAACTTGCAagagcgagaattgagagcgtAAGCGCAGTGCAAAAATTAAGAGCAAAACGGAGAGCATTTCGAAGGATTATATGAATAAGTGGAACATTCTCATATAGTGAATTTGTCGGTTAATATGAAAATTTATGAGTACAAAATAAATCATTGTAACTGAATGAGGCCTGGCCCACTAGGAAAGTGATTTGAAATAGAAATGGGCCACAGAGGGCCGGCCTCTTATTGGCTTAGAGGTTGGACTACCGGTCAGCCCAGTTGGGTATGGTTTACTACCAAACATCTAGGCAGGGTTGTGTACAGTAGGTCGGGTTGAGAAAGTATTTCCAACCAACCCTCTCCTTTGAACATTTTTCACTGAGGATTGATAGGGTACATGAAAGGGTTCCAGGAAAGTATCACTAAAAAAGGTATCAATCTGGACAATTCATTCATTTTTCATAGACCCTTTCATGGATCATACTACTTAACATTTTCGTTTTTCACCCAGCGCCAACCCACCACGTCCTCACATCGGTGGATTGGTTGAATATCTCAAGCAATTTAGACAACGTGTCGGATACTCAGTTGGTTGTCATTGAACACACTTAACTAGCACACAAaagtattttttcttctttttccccttaaCCTAAATTCCAAATGTCATGAAACCAGAAGCGTAGCTAACATTTTCCACATAACATGGTTGCTTGGCAGATATGTATAAAGTGAAAGTATTGTATGAAATGGGTATATCTCCATCCTCTCACAATGCAGTGTGAAAAAGGAGTTGATGTGCTCGTTTCATGTGATACCGCTCATACAAACGAGGGTTCGATAGAGTTCACGACTAGTGAATAAATTCATCCCACAACCAAAAGAACACCTAAAAAGTacctctatttctctctctctctctcctaacaCAACACATGCATCTTCTCAAACTGCAAAACGGAAATCGTTCGATTTTTTGCACGCCTACATCATTTTGAATTGAACAATTAGCTAATTATTATATGCTTCaaaatgtacaaaaaaaaatttcatttcttaacaaaaacaaaaaagtgccAATCTACTTTACAATGTCTAGACCCTTTCTGAAACATCAATCAAGCCATATGCCTGGCCATGATCTTGTTCTGCTGCTGCAACCACAACTGCTGTTCAAGCAACAAGTTCTGCTGCTGCTGATTACCCGACCCGCCACTAATAAACCCACCTTCACCACCCCCAGTCGGGAACGACGCAAACGGGTCGTTTTCATTCACCGAAGCCAAACTCGTACTACTCGAATTTCCCGCACAAAATGTAGGAGTCGCTTGAAAAGTCGGCCCCAACGAAAACCCATCATTGCCCGAAAAACCCACTCCCGTGCCACCATCCGCGGCAGGTACAGTTACAATGGCAGTTGATTCAGTTGCATCATCCAAAAACGGATTGTAATATTTGTCATTTTCCGGGCCCGAAAATGGGTCAAACGACTCAAACCCGAACCCATTCGTTAACGGTTGCGTCGATGTCGTCGCGGTCTCCGCCAGCACAATCTCCCAACCCGTAGTCGAACCCGAATCTAACACCTTGCGttcccctcctcctccctctttcACTTTCTCCTGTTCGTCTTTTTCGTTAAACGACCACAGATCGATTAACAAACTAGACGACtcttctttccctttcccttcACCTTCGCCTTCCCGTTCcacttctccttctccttctcctccttcaGCCATTTCGTCCAACGACACGAGGTCAACAAAAGACCTCGTGACGGGCAGCGACCTCGTGGACCCATCATCGTCCACTTTCTCCGCCTGATGAGCAATCGAATACGCCTCCAAATCAATCGAGATAGAGCGACTCGTCCCGGTCAACTCGGTCGCGCTGATCAAGTCCTCCAACGACGTACACGAGAACTCCGAACACCTTCCCGTTGTCTCCGAGAACTCCGACTGCCCGCCGCTACTGTCCCTGTCCCGTCGCCTATGCATAGGCGACGGGCCAGGAAGGAGCAGCTGGGGCCGGCTCGGCACCGCCGGGAAACTCGAATGGTCTTTCAAAAACTCCCGCAACGTCTCGATCAGCTCCTCCGATATCTTCTGGACGCTCGGGTACTCCGAGGTCCGGCCGACACCGATGCTTTTGCAAACGTCGTAGAATGCGCTGAGCTCTTCGAATTGTTTCGTGGCCTTGACGCAGGACTGGAAGGCGTTGACGCAGGAGTTGTACTGTAAGTGGAAGAAGCTGTCGAGGAGGAGGGCGAGGCCGTCGGATATGTCCTTGTACAAGTCGAAGCTCTCTTGCACGACGGCGTAGAGAGTGATTTGGACTAGGCGGTTTGTCTTGGCGGCGCCGGTGGGGCGGGTGGCTACCGCCCTGTCCAGGAGGCGCTGCCAGTAGGAGATCTTGTCGAGCAGCATTGCCGGTTTCATGTCTCGTACCGGCTCGTTACCTGTTGGATTGATCAAAGGTTAGAGAAACCTTATggattactccctccgtcccaaactGGCGAAATTTTGTACAAGAACATGACTTGTGAACATAAATTCAAATCAGcaacaaacccaaatttttcagCACTGTGATTTCAGAAATTATGAATTACCAATATTGCGTTTATAGTCAGAGCAACTCTAAAATGTTATATTTGgtcaaaatttggcaaaagtgCTCCAATGACACTGAAGTCATTATCTGAGCGTTATCACTTGCAGCCGTTGGATCATACTCAAATATCACATCCACTTAATTGCTCCAAAGAGCAATTAGATCATAACCATATATTCTaatataaaaaaggaaaaactcaTCTTTGATGTCTTCTTTTTTCGAGATTgtgtatatttttattatttcaatAATGCTCCTCTCTCATTTCAGTTATTACGTACAACTTTGCATGAGTGGTTACACTTGGTCAAAAGacattaattaaaaattacctTATCATAACCGCTATCCCACTATACAGACAGAATGTGGGCCAACCTTCTAGTTGCAAGAAATAAGCGAGCCATTTTTTTTACTCCCGAAATGGCTCCCGGGCCGTTGGAGGAGAGAATTTTAGTCTTGAAGCCAAAAGATGACTTTAGCTCCCAAAATGgctcccattggagatgcttttagAAATTGGATTATCATAAGAGATCAAGTCATCCTATACAGTTTTGCTCCTGTCACATTACCCGtttatttggtttgtttttaACGATCTCAAGATGTGCAGACCACCCTAGGCGGAATATTAAATTCCTAGAGAAACAATTTCACCGACGAATCCATTTAAAGCGGGGCAAAGCCCCATTTATTTGGCTGGTTTTTAATGGCACACTTTGCTCTTCACAGGAAACGTTGGCAAATGAGGAAGATTGTGATCCTTTGAGTTCTATCTTGCAGACAATGTTGCACTCTGTTTGAACCGTCACGGAAAACATAACAAAGGAATTTGGAAAATTAATCTCTTGTATTGTAACAGAATTCTTCTATCATTACCTGATCGGCTTCTCCGGTGGAAGGGCTCTCTATTTTTGTGGGTATATCTCCGTTGAAGCTTCCCCGTGAGAAAACATTCCAACCGCTCATCTAGATAAAGAGCAAAGGTCCGCACAAATGCGGTGTAATCCCACGGGCTCGAGTTCGAGTCGTCACGAAAGCTCGAGAGGTTAAGAATCTTGGCCCCGCGCTTCATCGCGAGGAGCACTTCCCTGGGGAAATAAGGGTCACCATCCTGGAACGTCCGCAGAACGAGCATGAGCGACTTTACTGCCACGATCCAGTTACGGGTCCGTCCGATCCGCTTCCCGATGGCCCGGGCGAGGAGGGCCGCGTTGTCTTTGTCGGTGGATACGAGGCGGAGGATCTCGTGTACGTGGCGGTCGTCCATCGGGACGACATCGTGGGTGGTGGCTTTGAGCACTGCCACCTCTAGGTTGGATGAGTTGTTGCTTGTGACCTTGGCTAGGCTTATGCTGGTTTGGTCTTTTACTGCTCCAATGGCCTTCTTTAGCTTGCTTGGCATGGTTTTATTGAGGAATCTCTTCTCAATAAGAGATCAAACCCTCAACAAATCAGAAAGTTAGCCAGTTCTCTATCCCTTTGTCCTAGTCCTCTTATTGGCTCTGAAATTTTGTGTTCAATGCAAACTTCCATATATCGTGAAGGCTTTATTCCAAATTTATTGAATCAGGATGGTTAGAACAAACATAGAGAGGTGTTTGATTGAGGGAAAATAAGAGGTAGGTTTTCTTTtgggcggagagagagaggcttgaGATCAGTTTCGATATCCAATTGTTGTGGGATGTTTGTCTCGTGGAGCCTAACGAATTCGGAGGCCGTAAGCTTCTCATGGGCGATAAAAACTCGCACTTTCTATTGACCTTGTCGTTTGAatgtattgagagagaaagaaataaggaGATCTGTTACGACACGTGGTAACAAGTGGTGAGTAACTGAGCATCCCCGGTCAATATGCCAAATTTAGAAATGTCAAACTAATTTGAAAATTAGCGATAGGACGTCAAATCTCAGAATCTAAAAAATACTCTCCCACCAACTTTTCAAATTTATCACCTTTTTCTTGGATCCTTTTTTCGGTATCAAACTTTGGACCAAATTACGAATTCCACCCAAGAAATTATAAGTgaagaagaaaaattgcatGTTGGTTTTTTCACATGTATGAGATAGGAGATGCGAAATGTCAAGATTGACACTTTAATTGGTTTTGTTTCAAGGGCCAACTTGGTCTTGTGATGTTCTGGACCTCTGCTGTGCTGCCTAGTGCCTACCTAGTAGAAGCAAAAAAATTGGTACAGTACATTTTAGGAACTTTTTCTAACAATTCGCACGCACTCTCcaattgatttgttttgcaAGTGGATGTTAATGGGTTGACATAGCCCACCTGGGCTTTTCTCCCGGACTGCCCCCTAGTGGGCCGAGTTCATTGAGGATGACTATTTACTAGTGGTTGAAAATTTGGAGTGGTTGGATAAGGTCTAGGTTCAAGTTTTCATAGTCTCTTATTGGAGTTAATCATACTCCTAACACTACCCACACGTAGGTTACATTTTTGTAAATTTACGacaaaaagctaaataaaaagttatgaaaaataaaaaaataccaaaataagtttcagacttaCAAGTTCACAAGAACGGAGCCGTAGTGTGACCTTAGCTTTAGTCCCGACATGGATGCGATAGGGTCCTTACAGACAGAACAATAATCCCTAGTAATGGTGACGGGCTACCGTGCACATTCATTcgtttaccaaaaataaaaggaCTATTTACTCAGCCGAATAAATTTTGggaagtgattttgccactttttttttgttaatgtcactcccctttgtgtctttattagatgatttattttgtgagagaatgagagtggcattaacaaaaaggggagtaacaaaatcaattccttAAATTTTCAGTCCCACATATGGCGTATTACGGATCTAATCTCATCCACCGTGCGTACGATGCATCATGTATGGAGCCTCACATGACATGCTTGTTTTCTTctgaatgttttttttaaaaaaaaaaagtcaatttcatttcataacaagcctgaaaacaaaaattatatCACAAAATACAAGAGTGCACCAAACTACCTACTCCAGGATTAATGGACACcttgcaaaagcaaatcaacaaTTGGTGCTGATATGAGAATCTCGTCCGGGACTAGGCAGAGAGAAATCGAAACGAAATTCTAGTACAAACCAttacacaaaaataacatatgtaatcagaaaaacaaacaaatctattttcttttactacctttttccttttcatcttATCTGGATTAATTTCTTCTAAATGCCTCACTAAAAGTACATACTAAAGTTCGATTAGTGTTGATCCAAACATTGATTAGAACCAGAAATTGAATTACGAACCTTGCGAAGATTTGAATGACAATTAGGTTTGGCGGTTAGTAGGAATTACATATTTGTCGGACAACCAGTCCCGAATACTCGATATACCTGGAGATATCTGGTGTTGGCTCAATTAGGTAACCTAATGCGCTACTCTCGTAAACACTTATCTATGGGTCACTCCTAAGTCCTATCTATTGGTCCGGTTTATTAAACATAGCCTCACAACAAATTTTAACTTTTGGAAATGGACAGTAAACTCACTCACCAGAAGATAAAATTGGAGCAATAATTCGCACATACTCACAGAAGACAACATGTGAATACACATTAGAGCTGGAAGAGGGAGGCAAACCGAATCTAATATGCTGCAACTCAGCAGGGACTGTCATTTCATTTCACACCACAAATTATACAAAGATGTCCCATCACTCTCTAGATTCTGAACACTCGTGTATGAGCACTAAAATAATAGTAGTGCTATAACCTGTGGATTCCATACACCTTGTGAATGTATTTGTGTACAAGGATGGAGTTAGAAGGGGGCTAGTAAGCGCTGTCATCCCCCTACAAGTTCAAAAAATCCCGTACTTttaaattgaaaacaaatttatcataaaaaaaaaaaattttgattgtgTATATTAGCCTCCCCTCCCAAAAAATTCTGGCTCCATCTCTGTTTGTACATTTGTGTGTTCAAATGTTGTGAGGTTATATCACTTTTGCTAAAATAAAAGGACTTAGCTCACGTCCGGTGTTAACCCCACCAGTGTCGTTTAGTTTGGGTCATTTGTAGGCTTTTTTTGGACCCACAACAACGATCGGAgtcgttcattttttagagctcAACAAGACCATTGAATAtgtcaaaaatcacgttgatcgaaTATCGTTTAATATGATTTCGAAATACATTCATCTTGTAAAAAGAATGTGTGTAATACTGGATTGCAACTCATTTGACACAATTTATCTAAaatttaatgcattttgaaatgatatcaaacggtatccgatcaacataattttttgtaaaatcgATGGTTCCGATCATTATTTTACGTCTGTGAAGGGCCCACAAATGACCCAAACTGGAGAGGGATTAACACTAGACGGGAACACAGtccaaaacaaaatgaattggATCCTCTTCCGTCCAAGTTTTGGACTGGAGGAGTGATAAGccctcaatagtgtaaataatagggcttatctctctcatttttgtcacacacTCGAGCACAACTTGCTTGATTTGAACGATATAGCGCGAaaggtgtgtttttgttgttttcaggtaaatcgtgtgaataaggcaTTTTTGAAGGCCATGGATAACCCCAAGTATGTCCAAGTACCCAAGATCACGTGGCACTCCGCAACCGAGTCCCAAAAGTCATGAAAAGAAGCTTTGAAGCATACTCGGGATgtccaagggtcaagggaagtGCAGGAGATGTGAGGATGTTACCCAAAGCAATTTATTTtccgaccaattgagggtagaatcgtcatatcttttgatgtaaaaattacttttgatcaaaaccacttgggttagaaagtagactcaacaagctttccaacggttcgaaggacacccaaatccgagttcaggagtgtccggagcgagcccGCGAAGTTCAGCAAGTCAAAGGCAAAAATCTGTGAatagtcctaccggtaggtgaatagttctaccggtaggaaaccaATCCAGCGAGGCCACAACTTTGCTCCAAagaactcctaccggtaggaggtcaatccctaccggtaggagcccAGTCTGCAAATGTTTCAGTGGCAATTTTGCAATTATCTTGGATGGGGCTATATACTCTTTTTGCACGAAATTAGGGTAATTCTTAACCTTCCCTTtatctctctacctccctcctTAGGTTTTGCCTCAATCCTCCATGGATTGAGCTTAGATTTCCATTTCCCATGTAATTTCTTCAAGAATCATGTAAGTACTCTTAATTTCAATACATGTTTTAGTTGTTAATCTCGTTTTTCACCATGTTTCTAGCATTTCCTTCatctttcttgctttgttcaTCTCTAACGGAGGGGTAGCCTCCttggcttggtcatggggtgatttctaCCCCATGACTTgggtagtttaatggcttctctcattttttgtacttaatgtggtttgtgaatggattaagttcatttttatgtaacaaaacctagggttgctaacctctttgattatgtgtaggcaaTGACTCgatctcttgccacatataatgcttggagctatgtcgctctaagtgtttgcaaaaatgcctcaaagaacttgttaagctctaatctttggtctaaaTCTAGagatgttaacttctttgattgggTGTAGACAAGTCTTTTGGCACACCCAATGCTTGGAACCATGGCTCTCTTTGTGTTCGATAAAATGCCCAAACGAGTTTTCATCCATTTCCAAACCCCCattgtatgagttaaacttgattttcatgatTAAATCATCCGAGTgagatcaaatgacaatgactctcgcttgagttattgAAGAGAAGCATTGAACGGCCTAAGTTATGGATGGAATgaacccctagaccttgccgcttttaGTTCCTAGTCAATCTTCGTTTTCAATgttaggaggtagagagaattcCACCATTCAAAAGTTGGTCGTCTCAACGCCAAATCTAAAgattggcggtcctaacgctaaataCCCTTCGTATAGCAAACCTTCCGGCCAAGCtccattggctccctgtggattcgacctcggacttccgagtttattatgctacaaccgacctagccctacgcttggggtattcttattgcatcactttaaggtcgcaagcaaggagacaattcaaatttgaatcgttcattgcTGCGATCAATAGCATTCGTTGAGTGTCTGAGTTTGAGCGAATGCAACTGCAACTAACAGTGAAAAAACCATTTACCGTCCTAAAATATAGGGCAAAGTCAACTTTCACCTCCTGTGGTTATTGCCACGTGCAGatactgtgggcacgcgcccccccccggaaattttgtttgtaaaattgggtgcggccctttttgttggaaaagtgCGGCGAAAcacctcgattcagagtcgccactcgggttttagcggtaagaacacccaaggaaccgaactcgaaaaacgtttgccacgtttgtttgagtttgaaaaaggcatagaccggtccgtcgtcaccttcgatatctgaggttcgggagccaggttacgagaggggaagggttttatggcacccctctcgcccaatacggagatcggtctctactcgggcattttgtaaaagcgcttgcatttttctctcatttgatcattttttagccagttagggcgagggaacagttaatggggattaaaactttaacaagtcgtgatttatgaaaaaaatgcttatgaatggcttgattgcaatgctaaaata
Coding sequences:
- the LOC131323013 gene encoding clathrin coat assembly protein AP180, which produces MPSKLKKAIGAVKDQTSISLAKVTSNNSSNLEVAVLKATTHDVVPMDDRHVHEILRLVSTDKDNAALLARAIGKRIGRTRNWIVAVKSLMLVLRTFQDGDPYFPREVLLAMKRGAKILNLSSFRDDSNSSPWDYTAFVRTFALYLDERLECFLTGKLQRRYTHKNREPFHRRSRSGNEPVRDMKPAMLLDKISYWQRLLDRAVATRPTGAAKTNRLVQITLYAVVQESFDLYKDISDGLALLLDSFFHLQYNSCVNAFQSCVKATKQFEELSAFYDVCKSIGVGRTSEYPSVQKISEELIETLREFLKDHSSFPAVPSRPQLLLPGPSPMHRRRDRDSSGGQSEFSETTGRCSEFSCTSLEDLISATELTGTSRSISIDLEAYSIAHQAEKVDDDGSTRSLPVTRSFVDLVSLDEMAEGGEGEGEVEREGEGEGKGKEESSSLLIDLWSFNEKDEQEKVKEGGGGERKVLDSGSTTGWEIVLAETATTSTQPLTNGFGFESFDPFSGPENDKYYNPFLDDATESTAIVTVPAADGGTGVGFSGNDGFSLGPTFQATPTFCAGNSSSTSLASVNENDPFASFPTGGGEGGFISGGSGNQQQQNLLLEQQLWLQQQNKIMARHMA